The Caenorhabditis elegans chromosome II genome has a segment encoding these proteins:
- the clec-119 gene encoding C-type LECtin (Product from WormBase gene class clec;~Confirmed by transcript evidence), whose product MLLAFFIALLIPRAHSTTLTFSQFQELHSKTADMTSMKVCWMLGGDILPVDANIPEKGHKCTATVDRWSSNAKDAKEACASRIPYHIDSAQYGTKTQCTFLINLACAEDHWQIHGKCYRLHNGKYTWAQAKAICQTGVGDDVKSQVAIFYSEALSIYLNDMENIGAAWVNVPNLNDYFTNPNNDHGGVYIQGAAYKYDTRQGSIMMFKAESKHQVICEYTPPTTMAEMFHLAKVYAQIYPIGVYSHGAVFPTSSYVRITQTDIIAYNGKFTDKYGNEVEKFDASGLEKKCASIGNILNVKSYPVSGHADDFNAMKSLLKGHQCYLTSSYKNDGFKKTDYRAKSGNNSLEGGIFEGASSDEYCNAHSLSMSTTERLPTMAATGACALCAMHQIHYEYGPCPDKPDWIDEVYRFERPSRVFCHYINNHEVETRADAVVRCESFGASLSGVDSDPEFQGLAQKLSPKYPPGNTVDITPHSRTVYFGDANKGAIRIDDHYWLGGISPCETDCSGGPTGVREASWDAGVAVNTTFLNNYNHDGHPWNLLPVTQYVSFRNDFNAFHIHPLDHYYTKNGSIVHYEKMFFVCGKSAHLTQSTTIKSALQQTST is encoded by the exons atg CTTCTTGCCTTCTTCATCGCCCTGCTCATTCCAAGAGCACACTCAACGACATTGACTTTTAGTCAATTTCAAGAACTTCACAGCAAGACAGCCGATATGACATCAATGAAAGTGTGCTGGATGCTTGGTGGAGACATTCTTCCAGTGGACGCCAACATTCCTGAAAAAGGACACAAATGCACTGCGACGGTTGACAGATGGTCCTCAAATGCGAAGGATGCCAAGGAAGCGTGTGCCAGTCGGATCCCGTACCACATCGATTCAGCGCAGTATGGAACTAAGACGCAGTGCACTTTTC taatCAACTTGGCATGTGCAGAAGATCACTGGCAAATCCACGGAAAGTGCTACCGACTTCACAACGGAAAGTACACTTGGGCCCAGGCCAAGGCTATCTGTCAGACGGGGGTTGGAGATGATGTCAAATCTCAAGTCGCAATATTCTATTCGGAGGCCTTGAGCATCTACTTGAACGATATGGAGAACATCGGTGCTGCCTGGGTGAATGTTCCGAACCTCAACGACTACTTCACGAATCCTAACAATGATCATGGTGGAGTGTACATTCAAGGTGCAGCTTACAAGTATGACACTCGTCAGGGAAGTATTATGATGTTCAAAGCTGAGTCGAAGCATCAAGTGATCTGTGAGTACACACCTCCAACGACAATGGCTGAGATGTTCCATCTGGCGAAGGTCTACGCACAGATCTACCCGATCGGAGTGTACTCTCATGGAGCCGTGTTCCCGACAAGTAGCTATGTCAg aatcaccCAAACTGACATCATCGCTTACAATGGAAAGTTCACGGATAAGTACGGAAACGAAGTGGAGAAGTTTGATGCAAGTGGCCTCGAGAAGAAGTGTGCAAGCATCGGAAATATTCTGAATGTGAAGAGCTATCCAGTGTCCGGTCACGCTGATGATTTCAATGCTATGAAGAGTCTGCTCAAGGGTCATCAATGCTATTTGACGAGTTCTTACAAGAATGA TGGTTTCAAGAAAACGGACTACCGAGCAAAGAGCGGCAATAACAGCTTGGAGGGGGGAATCTTCGAGGGAGCATCTTCCGATGAGTACTGTAACGCACATAGTCTCAGTATGAGTACAACCGAACGACTTCCGACGATGGCTGCTACAGGAGCATGTGCGCTCTGTGCAATGC ACCAGATTCATTATGAGTACGGGCCATGTCCTGATAAGCCAGATTGGATTGACGAGGTGTATCGTTTCGAGCGGCCGTCTCGCGTCTTTTGTCATTAC ATCAATAACCATGAAGTGGAGACTCGTGCGGATGCAGTGGTCAGGTGCGAATCATTCGGTGCGTCTCTCAGTGGAGTCGATTCAGATCCGGAATTTCAGGGTCTTGCACAGAAAC TGAGTCCAAAATACCCGCCAGGCAATACGGTCGATATTACACCTCACAGCCGTACGGTATATTTTGGTGATGCCAATAAAGGTGCCATTCGAATTGACGATCATTACTGGCTTGGCGGAATCTCCCCATGTGAGACCGACTGTTCAGGTGGGCCGACTGGTGTGCGGGAGGCGAGTTGGGATGCTGGTGTGGCGGTCAATACAACATTCCTGAACAACTACAATCATGATGGACATCCGTGGAATCTGCTACCAGTGACGCAATACGTGTCATTCCGAAACGACTTCAATGCTTTTCATATTCA TCCACTAGATCACTATTACACTAAGAATGGGTCAATTGTGCACTACGAAAAAATGTTCTTCGTGTGTGGAAAATCAGCACATCTGACGCAATCGACTACGATCAAAAGTGCTCTCCAACAAACCAGTACATAA